One Pseudorhodoplanes sinuspersici DNA segment encodes these proteins:
- a CDS encoding serine protease: MRFAAWTTVIALAFISQAMGQNTAPKAEQKQQPAARPEAAPVPPAKPAAKKKAPQKAAKKSEKSGNSEQPPAPAMTPNQREAYTAMPVAERLAIQSDLIWSGDLAGAADPAFGDRAIAAVRAFQHRNKFEETGIITPDQRQALATATRNRKDHIGWRLVEDDATPGVRLGIPSKLVPRSELGATGTRWSSARGEIQIETFREKMAGATLNELFEDLKKKPTSRRVEFTSVQGNTFLISGLQGLKKFHVRVFMKDNEARGLTILYDQAMEGIVLPMVDIMANAFIPFGDAATASATRKVQYGSGIVVTQSGHVVTDRQLAGDCQTIVIAGLGRADRLADDKTTDLTLLQVNGADHLKSLRFSSDAPKSTDLTLLGIAAPETQAGARDVTSANAKLRGVDGSRVLMDARPIRGFVGGGAFDGQGQFVGMIAAANQPSFIPTSSIRKFLDGAGVYPAIGKSDIAAAKNAIVRVVCVRK, encoded by the coding sequence ATGCGTTTTGCGGCATGGACCACCGTGATCGCGCTTGCGTTCATATCGCAGGCAATGGGGCAAAACACAGCCCCCAAGGCTGAACAAAAACAGCAGCCCGCCGCCAGACCTGAGGCGGCACCTGTGCCGCCCGCCAAACCCGCAGCCAAGAAGAAAGCGCCCCAGAAAGCTGCCAAAAAGTCCGAAAAATCAGGGAACAGCGAGCAGCCGCCGGCGCCCGCCATGACACCGAACCAGCGCGAGGCCTACACCGCGATGCCGGTGGCCGAACGGCTGGCAATCCAGTCCGACCTGATCTGGTCAGGCGATCTTGCCGGCGCGGCTGACCCGGCTTTCGGCGATCGCGCCATTGCCGCGGTCCGGGCATTCCAGCACCGCAACAAGTTCGAAGAGACCGGCATCATCACGCCGGACCAGCGTCAGGCCCTCGCAACGGCGACCCGCAACAGGAAAGACCATATCGGCTGGCGTCTGGTGGAAGATGATGCGACGCCGGGCGTGCGCCTCGGCATTCCGTCCAAGCTCGTTCCGCGCTCTGAGCTTGGCGCCACCGGCACGCGCTGGTCATCCGCACGCGGCGAGATCCAGATCGAGACCTTTCGCGAGAAGATGGCCGGCGCGACACTCAACGAATTGTTCGAGGACTTGAAGAAGAAGCCCACGTCGCGGCGCGTCGAATTCACCTCCGTGCAAGGCAACACATTCCTGATCTCGGGCCTCCAGGGCCTGAAGAAATTCCATGTCCGCGTTTTCATGAAGGACAATGAAGCGCGAGGGCTGACCATCCTCTACGATCAGGCGATGGAAGGCATCGTTTTGCCCATGGTCGATATTATGGCCAATGCTTTCATCCCGTTCGGCGATGCCGCCACGGCGTCGGCAACACGCAAGGTGCAATACGGCTCCGGTATCGTCGTCACCCAATCGGGCCATGTGGTCACCGATCGCCAATTGGCCGGCGATTGCCAGACCATCGTGATTGCCGGCCTCGGCCGCGCCGATCGTCTGGCCGATGACAAGACCACCGACCTCACGCTGCTGCAGGTGAACGGCGCAGATCACCTGAAGTCGCTTCGCTTTTCGTCGGACGCGCCGAAAAGCACGGACCTGACATTGCTCGGCATTGCCGCACCGGAAACACAGGCCGGCGCACGCGACGTCACCAGCGCGAATGCGAAACTGCGCGGCGTCGATGGATCGCGCGTGCTGATGGATGCACGGCCCATCCGCGGCTTTGTCGGGGGTGGTGCATTCGACGGCCAAGGACAATTCGTCGGCATGATCGCCGCGGCCAATCAGCCGTCTTTCATTCCAACGAGCAGCATCCGCAAATTTCTCGACGGTGCGGGGGTCTATCCAGCGATCGGCAAGAGCGACATCGCAGCAGCCAAGAATGCGATCGTTCGCGTGGTGTGCGTGAGGAAGTAA
- a CDS encoding alpha/beta hydrolase, producing MADNEVTEIEVGDGDSRRTIAVRRRAGSKPGLIWLGGFKSDMKGTKAEALDIWAKENGRACIRFDYSGHGESGGQFFDGTIGKWLDESCSVFEQFCDGPTIAIGSSMGGWISLLLAQRLRSKKLRSNAELAGLVLIAPAVDFTEVLMWQRFTPDIKRQLEDKGCWERPSEYSAEPYLITRQLIEEGRNHLLLGGLIETGCPVRILQGVKDEDVPWEHAVSLVSRIARDDVVLTLVKDGDHRLSRPEDIERMLAAVGEFN from the coding sequence ATGGCTGACAATGAAGTGACTGAGATCGAGGTCGGCGACGGCGATTCACGGCGGACCATTGCGGTCCGGCGGCGTGCCGGCAGCAAGCCAGGCCTGATCTGGCTGGGTGGGTTCAAGTCCGATATGAAGGGGACCAAAGCGGAAGCGCTCGATATTTGGGCCAAGGAGAACGGGCGAGCCTGCATTCGTTTCGATTATTCGGGGCATGGCGAATCGGGTGGACAATTTTTCGACGGCACGATCGGAAAATGGCTCGACGAAAGCTGTAGCGTGTTCGAGCAATTCTGCGACGGCCCGACCATCGCGATCGGCTCGTCGATGGGCGGATGGATTTCGCTGCTGCTGGCGCAGCGATTGCGGTCGAAGAAACTGCGCAGCAATGCCGAGCTTGCGGGATTGGTGCTGATTGCGCCTGCGGTGGACTTCACCGAAGTTCTGATGTGGCAGCGCTTCACGCCCGACATCAAGCGTCAATTGGAAGACAAGGGTTGTTGGGAGCGCCCGTCGGAATATTCTGCGGAACCTTATCTCATCACCCGTCAACTCATTGAGGAAGGCCGCAATCATCTCCTGCTCGGCGGTCTGATCGAGACCGGTTGCCCGGTGCGCATTCTGCAAGGTGTGAAGGATGAAGACGTGCCGTGGGAACATGCGGTGTCGCTTGTCTCGCGCATCGCCCGCGACGATGTGGTGTTGACGCTGGTCAAGGACGGCGACCATCGCTTGTCGCGCCCGGAGGATATCGAGCGGATGCTGGCAGCCGTCGGCGAATTCAACTAG
- a CDS encoding enoyl-CoA hydratase: MTYQTIQVETNGKVGVIRLNRPQALNALNSELAGEVGEAIAAFEADAGIGCIVLTGSEKAFAAGADIKEMAGKDYMDAFFGNFAADWNAAARARKPVIAAVAGFALGGGCELAMQCDMIIAADNAKFGQPEIKLGIIPGIGGTQRLTRAIGKAKAMDMILTGRMMDATEAERSGLVARVVPLADLMNEAMKTANTIASMSLPSVMLAKEAVNRAFETTLAEGVLFESRVFHSLFATADQKEGMTAFVEKRAAKFENK; encoded by the coding sequence ATGACCTATCAAACCATTCAAGTCGAAACCAACGGCAAGGTCGGTGTGATCCGGCTGAACAGGCCGCAGGCTTTGAACGCGCTGAATTCGGAACTCGCGGGTGAGGTGGGGGAAGCCATTGCCGCGTTCGAGGCCGATGCCGGGATCGGGTGCATCGTGCTCACCGGTTCGGAGAAAGCTTTTGCCGCCGGTGCCGACATCAAGGAAATGGCCGGCAAGGACTACATGGATGCATTCTTCGGCAATTTCGCCGCTGACTGGAATGCTGCCGCGCGTGCGCGCAAGCCGGTGATCGCCGCGGTTGCGGGCTTCGCGCTTGGCGGTGGCTGCGAGCTTGCCATGCAATGTGACATGATCATCGCCGCCGACAATGCGAAATTCGGTCAACCGGAAATCAAGCTCGGGATCATTCCCGGCATTGGCGGCACGCAGCGTCTGACGCGCGCGATCGGCAAGGCCAAGGCCATGGACATGATCCTGACCGGCCGGATGATGGATGCCACCGAAGCGGAGCGTTCCGGTCTCGTAGCGCGCGTCGTGCCGCTGGCCGATTTGATGAACGAAGCGATGAAGACGGCAAACACCATCGCGTCGATGTCGTTGCCGTCGGTGATGCTGGCGAAGGAAGCGGTCAATCGCGCGTTCGAGACGACATTGGCCGAAGGCGTGTTGTTCGAAAGCCGCGTCTTCCATTCGCTGTTCGCGACGGCCGATCAAAAGGAAGGCATGACCGCTTTCGTCGAAAAGCGCGCGGCGAAGTTCGAGAATAAGTAG